Proteins from a single region of Lampris incognitus isolate fLamInc1 chromosome 16, fLamInc1.hap2, whole genome shotgun sequence:
- the slc39a8 gene encoding metal cation symporter ZIP8 — MDPLRYLLACAVLLASGSQGRAADRGDVRGYSHNLLRYFGDNASISTQDLENLMHLIAARRPESVTEDNPLAGLECASVGQILSHYGFSNVSQLTAVHLDRICPAVLTQVVLPSCPYTAPQKLKPIHYTVWGYGFLAVTIINLAALLGLLLIPFTKKSYFPKVLTYFIGLAIGTLFSNAVLQLIPEALGFDPKSDNYVKNAVGIFGGFYFLFFMEKVLKMVLRTDEEPGQSHLSPAEDAQESSLQNGDVSEKKEGIVLTSISTISATVDPPHGDATPSQEVQVSGFMCQWLRGQHISDIKTVAWMITVSDALHNFIDGLAIGASFTVSVLAGFSTSIAIVCEEFPHELGDFVILLNAGMSVPQAIFFNMLSAMSCYVGLTFGILLGSTFAPNAIFAIAGGMFLYIALADMLPEMNSIVTTQDGMTSRVIFFLIQNAGLLTGFTIILLITLFAGQINLS; from the exons CGCAGGACCTGGAAAACCTGATGCACCTGATCGCAGCCAGGAGACCCGAATCTGTCACCGAGGACAATCCGCTGGCTGGTCTGGAG tgtgcCTCCGTGGGGCAGATTTTGTCCCACTATGGGTTCAGCAATGTAAGTCAGCTGACTGCGGTGCATCTGGACAGAATCTGCCCCGCCGTATTGACTCAGGTGGTGCTGCCCTCTTGCCCCTACACCGCCCCCCAAAAGCTGAAGCCCATCCATTACACTG TGTGGGGTTATGGGTTTCTGGCGGTCACAATTATAAACCTGGCCGCTCTGCTTGGCCTCTTACTCATTCCCTTCACCAAGAAGTCCTATTTCCCGAAAGTACTCACCTATTTCATTGGCCTGGCTATCGGGACGCTGTTCTCCAACGCCGTTCTTCAGCTCATACCAGAG GCCCTGGGATTCGACCCCAAGTCGGATAACTACGTGAAAAACGCAGTTGGAATATTCGGCGGGTTCTACTTCCTGTTCTTCATGGAGAAGGTGCTGAAAATGGTGCTGCGGACGGATGAAGAG CCGGGTCAGAGCCACTTATCCCCTGCAGAGGACGCTCAGGAGAGCTCCCTGCAGAACGGAGACGTGTCGGAGAAAAAAGAGGGCATCGTGCTGACCAGCATCAGCACCATCTCCGCAACCGTGGACCCCCCGCATGGCGACGCCACACCTTCTCAg GAAGTTCAGGTGTCTGGCTTTATGTGCCAGTGGCTACGTGGGCAACACATCTCTGACATTAAGACCGTGGCGTGGATGATAACTGTGAGCGACGCCCTGCACAACTTCATCGATGGCCTTGCTATCGGCGCTTCGTTCACGGTGTCCGTCCTGGCGGGGTTCAGCACGTCCATTGCCATTGTGTGCGAGGAGTTTCCCCATGAACTGG GTGACTTTGTAATCCTGCTGAATGCTGGTATGAGCGTACCTCAAGCCATCTTCTTCAACATGCTCTCTGCCATGTCTTGTTACGTCGGCCTCACCTTCGGCATCCTGTTAGGAAGCACTTTTGCACCCAATGCCATCTTTgctatcgcaggaggcatgttcCTTTACATTGCACTGGCTGACATG TTACCAGAAATGAACAGCATAGTAACGACACAGGACGGAATGACTTCAAGGGTCATCTTCTTCCTCATTCAGAACGCAGGACTGCTCACTGGATTTACCATCATTCTACTGATTACTCTGTTTGCTGGGCAGATCAACCTCAGCTAA
- the nat8 gene encoding probable N-acetyltransferase camello, which produces MASFQIRKYRDDDEEAAKEIFTLGMSEHVPSSFVHLLKQPLTQMVLTCVFCALLASSKSFLLPTLAVTLLLAGARQFVGYMFTSYIDASLKKDLNRICDTYLGHKDSCFWVAEIEGRVVGTVACLPAERAAGCLELKRMSVRRTHRGMGIAKALCRTVAEFTRERGYQAVVLYTSVVQTDAQKLYEHMGYTKIREFVVPEFVAKITNFSLAEYRLDLQQGGRRD; this is translated from the coding sequence ATGGCCAGTTTTCAGATCCGGAAGTACCGGGACGACGACGAGGAGGCCGCGAAGGAGATCTTCACCCTGGGGATGAGCGAGCACGTGCCCTCGTCCTTCGTGCACCTGCTGAAGCAGCCGCTGACCCAGATGGTGCTGACGTGCGTGTTCTGCGCGCTGCTGGCCAGCTCCAAGTCCTTCCTGTTGCCCACGCTGGCCGTCACCCTCCTCCTGGCGGGGGCGAGGCAGTTCGTCGGCTACATGTTCACCAGCTACATCGACGCCTCCCTCAAGAAGGACCTAAACCGCATCTGCGACACCTACCTGGGGCACAAAGACTCGTGTTTCTGGGTGGCGGAAATCGAGGGTCGGGTGGTCGGCACGGTGGCCTGCCTGCCCGCCGAGCGCGCGGCCGGCTGCCTGGAGCTGAAGCGCATGTCCGTGCGCCGCACGCACCGCGGGATGGGCATAGCCAAGGCTCTGTGCCGGACGGTGGCAGAGTTCACCCGCGAGAGGGGCTACCAGGCCGTGGTGCTGTACACCTCGGTTGTGCAGACCGACGCTCAGAAGCTGTACGAGCACATGGGCTACACGAAGATACGAGAGTTTGTCGTCCCCGAGTTTGTCGCAAAAATCACGAATTTCTCACTGGCTGAGTACAGGCTGGATTTACAGCAAGGCGGTAGAAGGGACTGA
- the LOC130126073 gene encoding LOW QUALITY PROTEIN: N-acetyltransferase family 8 member 3 (The sequence of the model RefSeq protein was modified relative to this genomic sequence to represent the inferred CDS: inserted 4 bases in 2 codons; deleted 2 bases in 2 codons; substituted 2 bases at 2 genomic stop codons), which yields MIWDTGWPVFESARDKDYDLVWEVYSVGFAGHLNAVCIXALGQAWVQLTLLTFLPAVGVWSGSLLSSLLTTALLLLTAREGVRYLFYQGVQLGLREDLLDIKTSYMQEGQVSCFWVAEHQAYVVGTVAILPCCTQPVAWKLKHISVRRGVRRFAKVLCQTALEFVXTSMLQADAHKLYRHMGFXTIDGFVWLSPPAQLINFIVFIXGCKVPRRGVLSKDAQAVSSRLAFG from the exons ATGATAT GGGACACAGGATGGCCAGTTTTCGAATCCGCGCGGGACAAGGACTATGATCTGGTCTGGGAAGTGTACTCCGTGGGTTTTGCCGGGCATCTGAATGCTGTTTGTATTTAGGCCCTTGGGCAGGCC TGGGTGCAGCTTACTCTGCTCACATTTCTTCCGGCGGTCGGTGTCTGGTCAGGCTCCCTCCTTTCCTCTCTACTTACCACAGCCCTCTTGCTGCTGACCGCCCGGGAGGGAGTCCGCTACCTGTTTTACCAG GGGGTCCAACTCGGTCTCAGAGAGGACCTCCTGGATATCAAGACCAGCTACATGCAGGAAGGACAGGTCTCCTGTTTCTGGGTGGCTGAGCACCAAGCTTATGTAGTGGGCACCGTTGCCATTCTTCCCTGCTGCACACAGCCAGTAGCCTGGAAACTGAAGCACATTTCTGTTAGGAGGGGGGTCCGGAGGTTTGCCAAAGTGTTATGTCAAACAGCTCTTGAGTTTGT TACATCCATGCTGCAGGCTGATGCTCATAAGCTATATCGTCATATGGGTTT TACAATAGATGGATTTGTCTGGCTGTCGCCACCAGCCCAGCTGATCAATTTTATAGTTTTTATATAAGGATGTAAGGTGCCCCGGCGAGGCGTTTTATCCAAGGATGCACAA GCAGTAAGCAGCAGACTAGCCTTTGGCTAG